The Trichocoleus desertorum ATA4-8-CV12 genome includes a window with the following:
- a CDS encoding anti-sigma factor, whose translation MTESWFSEQVEELIIGYVLEDLSPEETEEFQQLLADHPEIGSEVARLREVLALLPYSLPELQLPARLRSAILASARTASSRPVRSRSPFRWSLVGTGIAALLALGLGLDNYRLRQELLAARSRNTVITLLQEPSTRLLTLVGTEQATTASGSVVINLNAQTAVIVLKNLPAPAGDQIYRLWAINQEQKIPCGQFAANSQGMVLNQLFLPDPACSSAASTLAVSLEPIPSPPQPVGPIVMTGRI comes from the coding sequence ATGACCGAGTCTTGGTTTTCTGAGCAGGTAGAAGAATTAATCATCGGTTATGTTCTTGAGGACCTCAGCCCTGAGGAAACTGAAGAATTTCAGCAATTGCTGGCCGATCATCCGGAGATTGGGTCTGAAGTGGCTCGTTTGCGAGAAGTCTTAGCGCTTCTACCCTACAGCCTGCCGGAATTGCAACTTCCCGCTCGTCTACGTTCAGCTATTTTGGCGTCGGCTCGAACTGCATCCAGTCGTCCAGTCCGATCGCGATCGCCTTTTCGCTGGAGTCTGGTGGGGACTGGTATAGCCGCCCTGCTTGCCTTGGGGTTAGGGTTGGATAACTATCGCCTGCGCCAAGAACTGCTGGCAGCACGGTCCCGGAATACTGTCATTACCTTATTGCAGGAGCCCAGCACACGCCTATTAACTCTGGTGGGTACTGAGCAAGCAACCACGGCTTCTGGTAGCGTGGTGATCAATCTCAACGCCCAAACGGCGGTCATTGTGCTAAAAAATCTACCTGCTCCCGCTGGTGATCAAATCTACCGACTTTGGGCGATCAACCAGGAGCAGAAAATCCCTTGCGGCCAGTTTGCTGCTAACTCTCAAGGCATGGTTTTGAACCAGCTTTTTCTGCCAGATCCAGCTTGTAGCTCCGCCGCCTCGACTTTGGCTGTCAGCTTGGAACCCATTCCCTCTCCTCCGCAACCCGTTGGCCCCATCGTAATGACTGGTCGGATTTGA
- a CDS encoding ferritin-like domain-containing protein, producing the protein MFDHLGNLGSQVRRITTAVQSLLLIITFVLLSFAIAPTKAAFAQTATLNPQQVVEYALTLEKLEADFYLRANNAIQTGRINNAPPIAQAALVSYGQDEQQHVTDLSAVLRSLGGNPDAVTIPASPVYTAILGRDPFANLPDLLLALQYVEDLGAAAYKGQVQNLLAANADTILAGALEIHTVEARHAAGIRFLRQTLLGADIRPWIRSESEVIYNEVRSGLPIPFENEAFDGFATEDEVLKLVGPILAASPQSTGPAAETNTMMGNVTQQDCPAGTTLQFISGGFACMF; encoded by the coding sequence ATGTTTGATCATTTAGGGAATCTAGGGAGCCAGGTGCGACGCATCACGACAGCGGTTCAAAGCCTTTTACTGATCATCACTTTTGTCTTGCTCTCATTTGCCATTGCTCCCACTAAGGCGGCCTTTGCGCAAACGGCAACCTTGAATCCTCAACAAGTCGTTGAATACGCCTTAACGTTAGAAAAGCTGGAAGCGGACTTTTATCTTCGGGCCAACAACGCGATTCAAACGGGCAGGATCAATAATGCGCCACCTATTGCTCAAGCGGCATTAGTTTCTTATGGCCAAGACGAACAACAACATGTTACCGATCTCTCAGCAGTGCTACGGTCCTTGGGCGGCAATCCAGATGCAGTCACCATCCCAGCCAGCCCAGTTTATACCGCCATTCTGGGTCGCGATCCCTTTGCCAATTTGCCAGATTTGCTCTTAGCCCTCCAGTATGTGGAAGATTTAGGGGCAGCGGCCTATAAGGGGCAAGTGCAAAACTTACTGGCAGCTAATGCAGACACTATTCTGGCTGGAGCGCTAGAAATCCATACAGTAGAAGCCCGCCATGCGGCTGGTATCCGCTTCTTGCGTCAAACTCTGTTAGGTGCAGATATCCGCCCCTGGATTAGAAGCGAAAGCGAAGTGATTTACAACGAAGTGCGGTCGGGCTTGCCCATCCCCTTTGAAAACGAGGCGTTTGATGGCTTTGCGACCGAGGATGAGGTCCTAAAACTGGTCGGTCCTATCCTAGCGGCATCCCCACAATCCACTGGCCCCGCTGCTGAGACGAATACCATGATGGGCAATGTCACCCAGCAAGATTGTCCCGCTGGTACGACCCTCCAATTTATCTCTGGCGGATTTGCTTGCATGTTCTAA